From a single Calothrix sp. NIES-2098 genomic region:
- a CDS encoding GTP-binding protein YchF → MFSGKLSALIVVSQNLKSKMLRAGIVGLPNVGKSTLFNALVANAKAEAANFPFCTIEPNVGVVAVPDERLNVLSNISSSAQIVPARVEFVDIAGLVKGASQGEGLGNQFLSHIREVDAIVHVVRCFENDDIIHVAGSVDPARDIEIINLELGLADLAQIERRIDRTRKQARTSKEAQFEVTVLEKLAAALNEGKSVRQISLTEEEAEIIKGLGLLTNKPIIYAANVSEDELATGNEFVDRVRQIASEENAQVVIVSAQVEAELVELPEEDKADFLASLGVEEGGLKSLIRATYTLLGLRTYFTSGPKETRAWTIHAGMSAPQAAGVIHSDFERGFIRAETVAYDDLVASGSINAAKEKGLVRSEGKEYIVKEGDVMLFRFNV, encoded by the coding sequence ATGTTTAGTGGTAAGCTCTCTGCTCTAATAGTTGTAAGCCAAAATCTAAAATCTAAAATGCTACGAGCCGGAATTGTCGGACTTCCCAACGTCGGAAAATCTACTTTATTCAATGCTTTGGTTGCTAACGCCAAAGCCGAAGCTGCTAACTTCCCTTTTTGCACCATTGAACCAAATGTTGGCGTTGTCGCAGTACCGGATGAGCGTTTAAATGTTCTCTCGAATATTTCCAGTTCAGCACAAATTGTCCCAGCGCGTGTTGAGTTTGTAGATATTGCCGGTTTGGTTAAAGGTGCAAGCCAAGGTGAGGGACTAGGTAATCAATTTCTGTCCCACATCCGGGAAGTAGATGCAATTGTCCATGTCGTGCGTTGTTTTGAAAATGATGATATTATTCACGTCGCTGGTTCTGTTGACCCAGCACGAGATATTGAAATCATTAATTTAGAGCTTGGTTTAGCAGATTTAGCACAAATTGAGCGCCGTATCGATCGTACTCGCAAACAAGCACGTACTAGTAAAGAAGCACAATTTGAAGTCACAGTTCTAGAAAAATTAGCTGCTGCTTTAAATGAAGGTAAATCTGTTAGACAAATTAGTTTAACTGAAGAAGAAGCAGAGATTATTAAAGGGCTAGGACTACTGACGAATAAACCAATTATTTACGCCGCTAATGTTTCTGAGGATGAATTAGCAACTGGTAATGAATTTGTCGACAGAGTGCGACAAATAGCATCAGAAGAAAATGCCCAAGTCGTCATAGTTTCTGCCCAAGTAGAAGCCGAACTTGTAGAATTACCCGAAGAAGATAAAGCTGATTTTCTCGCATCATTGGGTGTGGAAGAAGGCGGTTTAAAATCTTTGATTCGTGCTACTTACACACTGTTAGGCTTGCGCACATATTTCACCAGCGGCCCTAAAGAAACTCGTGCTTGGACAATTCATGCAGGGATGTCTGCACCGCAAGCAGCAGGAGTAATTCACTCTGATTTTGAGCGAGGATTTATTCGCGCCGAAACAGTTGCTTATGATGATTTAGTAGCATCTGGTTCAATAAATGCTGCGAAAGAAAAAGGATTAGTGAGAAGTGAAGGTAAGGAATATATTGTCAAAGAAGGCGATGTAATGTTATTCCGATTCAACGTTTAG
- a CDS encoding putative cheB/cheR fusion, with translation MKKTDLIYGKTALEYCEIAIEELRHTQEELQAEIQNIRTIQSEFASLKSELQATKQELAATQAELKATKEELENTKVELHKTKQEIEDSLIKTQNQTDSAIAKIKSVKAGIEDGSIIAQKALMLRGKDDRNWIRFRELDSVNHHCLQVWRIDDTWHDDIRVKAASLLQARDDKHWMRFKYVKDGNDTYQVWHVGKWYHSVRVGVARKTG, from the coding sequence ATGAAGAAAACTGATTTAATATACGGAAAAACAGCTTTGGAATATTGTGAAATAGCTATAGAGGAATTAAGACATACACAGGAAGAACTACAAGCAGAAATACAGAACATTAGAACAATTCAGTCTGAATTTGCAAGTTTAAAATCTGAACTTCAAGCTACTAAACAAGAGCTAGCAGCAACGCAAGCAGAACTTAAAGCTACTAAAGAGGAATTGGAGAATACCAAAGTAGAGTTACATAAGACAAAACAAGAAATTGAAGATTCATTAATAAAAACCCAAAATCAAACTGACTCTGCTATTGCAAAAATAAAATCTGTCAAAGCTGGTATTGAAGATGGTTCAATTATTGCACAGAAGGCTTTAATGTTACGAGGTAAAGATGATAGGAATTGGATAAGATTCCGTGAACTTGATAGTGTTAATCATCATTGTTTACAAGTCTGGAGAATTGATGATACATGGCATGATGATATTCGTGTCAAAGCAGCATCATTATTACAAGCAAGAGACGATAAACATTGGATGAGATTTAAATATGTAAAGGATGGAAATGATACTTACCAAGTATGGCATGTTGGTAAATGGTATCATAGCGTGAGAGTTGGAGTAGCAAGAAAGACAGGGTAA
- a CDS encoding serine/threonine protein kinase: MNNIDVSDWKTPLGYYERAIEELRRTKEELQDELETIKASNVQALESSIKSFQTEIHSLKSELQLTKEKLESAERTAIEAEKAANDAQAKIQNFKNSLPESTINFQIIEELAQIKGQVSQLFETNQKSPENDLQKEILESLSSLRSQFSQLEAELTLISPNSGINYTKLRDLLAEHKWQEADRETCIYMLRISDREDDKWLDDGEIKKLSRHDLRIINNLWLKYSDGKFGFSVQKQIWQDSDEDYKLFGHRVGWLVNLVNTEWRKYEEAIFSLDAPTGHLPYTIRVLGLGYRNPGELPHRLKRFLPRY; the protein is encoded by the coding sequence ATGAATAATATTGATGTCAGTGACTGGAAAACTCCATTGGGATACTACGAAAGAGCAATAGAAGAACTCAGGCGTACAAAAGAAGAATTGCAAGACGAGTTAGAAACTATCAAAGCTAGTAATGTACAAGCTTTAGAATCAAGTATTAAGTCTTTTCAAACAGAAATACATTCATTGAAATCTGAGCTTCAACTTACTAAAGAAAAGCTTGAATCTGCTGAAAGAACTGCAATAGAAGCAGAAAAAGCTGCTAATGATGCTCAGGCTAAAATCCAGAATTTTAAAAATAGTCTACCTGAATCAACTATAAATTTTCAAATTATTGAAGAGTTAGCCCAAATTAAAGGGCAAGTATCTCAACTTTTTGAGACAAATCAAAAGTCTCCTGAAAATGATTTACAAAAAGAGATTTTAGAATCTTTATCAAGCTTGCGATCGCAATTTTCTCAACTGGAAGCCGAATTAACTCTTATATCACCGAATTCTGGAATAAACTACACTAAGTTGCGGGATTTGTTAGCAGAGCATAAATGGCAAGAAGCAGATAGAGAAACTTGTATATATATGCTTAGAATCTCTGATCGAGAAGACGATAAATGGTTAGACGATGGAGAAATTAAGAAGTTATCGCGTCATGATTTGCGAATTATTAACAACCTTTGGTTAAAATATAGTGATGGCAAGTTTGGTTTTAGTGTTCAAAAGCAAATATGGCAAGATTCTGATGAAGATTATAAACTATTTGGCCATCGCGTCGGTTGGTTGGTAAACCTTGTCAATACTGAATGGCGCAAATACGAAGAGGCTATATTTAGCCTTGATGCACCTACAGGACATCTTCCTTATACGATTAGGGTACTTGGTTTAGGTTATCGTAATCCTGGGGAACTTCCACATAGACTAAAACGTTTCTTACCAAGATACTAA